A window of the Bacteroidia bacterium genome harbors these coding sequences:
- a CDS encoding PKD domain-containing protein: MTVLIRIRHPYYNWLKYSHLYLLFGKWLGRPSLNPYLILSFVFAFSIGFKGKTAAQCTVNSYPYFEDFESGPGIWSNGGTNSSWTYGTPNKPVITGAASGQNCWTTGGLTGSSYNNSEHSTITSSCFDFSTLNYPFISFQIFWETEKKFDGGNLQSSIDGGVTWVNVGAFGDAVDCNTDNWFNYDPITYLGSPAWITVRHGWSGNIQANSGSCLGGGGSGTWVLAKHCLTGLANQPNVLLRFTFGSGSSCNAYDGLAIDDITISEGAVIQPDFTYTCGAGNAFSFLGNTPCTAAQSWSWDFGDPSSGSNTSTAINPSHTFSAPGTYTVTATLSGGPCNPPGTISKTVQVIGGNVINIQNPSCPGLSDGSAQANPTNGASPFSFSWSSGETNSNANQLPGGANSVTITDNNGCTLTLPVQLTDPTPISLSITPTQAGCGGLGSATATVSGGSSPYSYVWNTTPAQNTATATNLIAGNYTVDVTDNNGCTATGNTSITSGSSLTINTSSDTILCLGSSVQLSAQVVGGTGPYSFSWNPGGETSASITVSPATNTTYTVSATDATGCNAGPATIQVDLAAPIQFSHTPDTSMCNGKTATLYAIDNFNQNLQFTWTPGGITGNTITVSPTIPTYYYISATNNQGCQSTDSLLLDIVPGISPAFASSNLTGCAPLCIQFTNTSSSTGTCTWDFGDGTSANSCDTITHCFSNEGYYSVTLTAMDLNGCLGINQKVNLVHVTPGPTASFVYSPDYLTNAGESIYLENRSMNATTFAWNMAPTGWNSTDENPITSFPDGNDCVYIQLVASDTGRCSDTTTIEVCLSTEFTFYIPNAFTGAIDNKNTVFKPKGTGVLEEGYEMRIFDRWGMELFRSKSLDIGWDGKIAGTDQRAPQGVYSYRIDCIDVQFRRKHHYMGKVILIQ; encoded by the coding sequence TTGACAGTTTTGATAAGAATTCGCCATCCATATTACAATTGGTTAAAATATAGCCATCTGTACCTTCTATTTGGAAAGTGGTTGGGCAGACCTTCGTTAAATCCTTATCTCATTTTAAGCTTTGTATTCGCATTTTCAATAGGGTTTAAAGGCAAGACTGCAGCACAATGCACCGTAAACAGTTACCCATATTTTGAAGATTTTGAATCAGGACCGGGCATTTGGTCCAATGGAGGCACCAACTCCTCCTGGACCTACGGAACGCCTAACAAACCCGTGATTACCGGAGCAGCGAGTGGACAAAATTGCTGGACTACAGGTGGACTTACCGGGTCTTCCTACAATAATTCGGAACATTCAACTATAACGAGTTCCTGCTTCGACTTTTCTACACTGAATTATCCTTTTATTTCATTTCAAATCTTTTGGGAAACCGAAAAAAAATTTGATGGTGGAAACTTGCAATCGTCTATTGATGGAGGAGTAACCTGGGTCAATGTTGGAGCTTTTGGCGATGCGGTAGACTGCAATACCGATAATTGGTTCAATTACGATCCGATAACCTATTTGGGAAGTCCTGCCTGGATAACCGTTCGCCATGGTTGGTCGGGAAATATCCAAGCAAACTCAGGAAGTTGCCTGGGAGGCGGAGGAAGCGGAACCTGGGTTTTGGCCAAACATTGTTTAACCGGTTTGGCTAATCAACCCAATGTTCTTCTTCGGTTTACTTTTGGTTCAGGATCGTCGTGCAATGCTTACGATGGCTTGGCCATTGACGATATAACCATCTCGGAAGGGGCGGTAATTCAACCTGATTTCACTTATACCTGTGGGGCAGGCAATGCTTTTTCGTTTTTAGGCAACACACCTTGCACAGCAGCCCAATCGTGGAGTTGGGACTTTGGGGATCCGAGTTCGGGATCTAATACCTCCACGGCTATCAATCCCAGCCATACTTTTTCGGCACCCGGAACCTATACCGTAACAGCCACACTTTCCGGTGGACCTTGCAATCCACCCGGAACCATTTCGAAAACGGTACAGGTAATCGGAGGTAATGTGATAAATATTCAAAATCCATCTTGTCCTGGCTTATCTGATGGAAGTGCCCAAGCCAATCCGACCAATGGTGCAAGTCCATTTAGTTTTTCATGGAGTAGCGGAGAAACGAATTCCAATGCCAACCAACTGCCCGGTGGAGCTAATTCTGTAACCATAACAGACAACAATGGATGTACTTTGACTTTGCCGGTTCAGCTAACTGATCCTACCCCGATTAGTTTAAGCATTACCCCTACCCAGGCAGGTTGCGGAGGATTAGGCTCTGCCACGGCAACTGTTTCGGGAGGAAGTTCACCATACAGTTATGTTTGGAATACCACTCCAGCTCAAAATACCGCAACTGCAACCAATTTGATAGCAGGAAATTACACGGTTGATGTAACCGATAACAATGGATGCACAGCCACTGGCAATACAAGCATCACCTCCGGAAGCTCCCTTACTATAAACACCAGCTCAGATACCATCCTATGCCTTGGAAGTTCAGTTCAATTATCAGCACAGGTGGTTGGAGGAACAGGTCCATATAGTTTTTCATGGAATCCGGGCGGTGAAACCAGCGCTAGTATTACGGTTAGTCCGGCTACCAATACCACATATACAGTTTCTGCTACAGATGCAACCGGGTGTAACGCAGGACCTGCCACTATTCAGGTTGATTTGGCAGCTCCAATTCAATTTAGTCACACCCCGGATACCAGCATGTGCAATGGCAAAACAGCCACCTTGTATGCAATAGACAACTTCAATCAAAACCTGCAATTTACCTGGACACCCGGAGGAATTACCGGAAATACCATAACAGTTTCACCTACCATACCAACTTATTATTACATAAGCGCAACCAATAATCAAGGCTGTCAATCAACCGATTCTTTGCTTTTAGATATTGTTCCGGGTATTTCTCCTGCATTTGCAAGTTCAAACTTAACAGGCTGTGCTCCTCTTTGTATTCAATTTACTAACACTTCATCCAGCACCGGCACCTGTACCTGGGATTTTGGTGATGGAACTTCAGCCAATTCCTGTGATACAATTACCCATTGTTTTAGTAATGAAGGATATTATTCCGTCACTTTAACCGCAATGGATTTAAATGGTTGTTTGGGAATAAACCAAAAAGTAAATTTGGTGCATGTAACCCCGGGTCCCACTGCCTCCTTTGTTTATTCACCTGATTATTTAACCAATGCAGGTGAAAGTATTTATTTAGAAAACAGGTCAATGAATGCCACTACTTTTGCCTGGAACATGGCACCAACGGGTTGGAATTCAACAGATGAAAATCCAATTACGTCCTTTCCTGATGGCAATGATTGTGTTTATATCCAACTAGTTGCCTCAGATACCGGCCGGTGCTCTGATACAACAACCATCGAAGTATGCCTTTCAACAGAATTTACCTTCTACATCCCCAACGCTTTTACAGGAGCCATAGACAATAAGAACACTGTTTTTAAACCCAAAGGAACCGGTGTTCTAGAAGAAGGATATGAAATGCGAATTTTCGATCGCTGGGGTATGGAATTGTTTCGGAGCAAATCGCTGGACATTGGATGGGATGGTAAAATTGCAGGAACTGATCAAAGAGCCCCCCAAGGAGTTTACTCTTACCGCATCGATTGCATAGATGTGCAATTTAGACGCAAACACCACTACATGGGAAAGGTTATCCTTATTCAATAA
- the ligA gene encoding NAD-dependent DNA ligase LigA translates to MDPKARIDQLSSDLEQHNYNYYVLDNPTISDLEFDKLLEELILLERAYPEFAHPNSPTQRVGGQVTKEFASIKHRYPMLSLGNTYNMEEIAEFEDRIRKVIQGNLEYVCELKFDGVAIGITYRDGQLVQAVTRGDGEKGDDITTNVKTIRSIPLQLKGNDWPKEFEMRGEIFMPLRSFERINMEREDIGEPPLANPRNAASGTMKMQDSSVVAKRNLDCFLYAMLGEQLPFDTHYQNLQKAKEWGFKISEHTKICNGLGDIQSYIQHWDKERSKLGYDTDGIVIKVNDFSYQRQLGFTAKSPRWAVAYKFKAEQVCTRLEGISFQVGRTGAITPVANLKPVQLAGTTVKRASLHNADQIQKLDIRLGDWVFVEKGGEIIPKIVGVELGKRDMFVSEPLQYITHCPECGTELIRKEGEAQHYCPNEWHCPPQIKGKMVHFIGRKAMNIDGMGEETIEQLFEAGLLKNCADIYSLQASMLLGLDRFAEKSINNLLAGIQASKAVPFERVLFALGIRFVGETVAKKLAGHFGSLEAIQQANPEELLSAEEIGDKIAESVQAFFANAENMEVVRRLQEAGLQFAIDPATKMKLSSTLDGKTFVVSGVFANYSRDAIKELIEKHGGKNVGSVSAKTSFLLAGENMGPEKRKKAEKLGVPILSEEEFIQMLQ, encoded by the coding sequence ATGGATCCCAAAGCTAGGATAGATCAACTTAGTTCCGATTTGGAACAACACAATTATAATTACTATGTTTTGGATAACCCAACCATCAGTGATTTGGAGTTTGATAAATTGTTAGAAGAACTGATTTTGCTCGAAAGGGCCTACCCTGAATTTGCCCATCCCAATTCTCCAACCCAACGCGTAGGAGGTCAGGTGACCAAGGAGTTTGCATCCATAAAGCACCGTTACCCTATGTTGTCATTAGGAAATACCTACAATATGGAGGAGATTGCAGAGTTTGAGGATAGAATAAGAAAGGTGATTCAAGGCAATTTGGAATATGTTTGCGAACTGAAGTTTGATGGAGTAGCCATTGGTATTACTTATAGAGATGGTCAACTGGTGCAGGCTGTAACTCGTGGAGATGGAGAAAAAGGGGATGATATTACCACCAACGTCAAAACCATTCGCTCCATTCCACTGCAATTGAAGGGCAACGATTGGCCTAAGGAGTTTGAAATGCGTGGTGAGATTTTTATGCCATTAAGGTCCTTTGAAAGAATCAACATGGAACGGGAAGATATTGGAGAGCCTCCATTGGCAAACCCACGAAATGCTGCATCTGGAACAATGAAAATGCAAGATAGTTCAGTAGTAGCTAAACGTAATTTGGATTGTTTTTTATATGCAATGCTAGGTGAGCAATTGCCATTTGATACACATTACCAGAATCTCCAAAAGGCCAAAGAATGGGGTTTTAAAATATCCGAACATACCAAGATTTGTAATGGATTAGGGGATATTCAATCCTATATACAACATTGGGATAAAGAAAGAAGCAAATTAGGATATGATACGGATGGTATTGTTATCAAAGTGAATGACTTTAGTTACCAACGACAACTTGGATTTACTGCAAAATCTCCTCGTTGGGCTGTAGCTTATAAGTTTAAGGCTGAGCAGGTTTGTACCCGGTTGGAAGGTATTTCTTTTCAGGTAGGTAGAACCGGTGCAATTACCCCGGTGGCTAATTTAAAACCTGTGCAGTTAGCCGGAACTACCGTTAAGCGAGCTTCTTTGCATAATGCAGATCAGATACAAAAGCTAGATATTCGTCTTGGAGATTGGGTTTTCGTTGAAAAGGGTGGTGAGATTATTCCGAAAATTGTTGGGGTGGAACTTGGAAAGCGTGATATGTTTGTTAGTGAACCATTGCAATATATTACTCATTGCCCGGAATGTGGAACGGAACTAATCAGGAAGGAAGGTGAAGCACAGCATTATTGCCCGAATGAATGGCATTGTCCTCCTCAAATAAAAGGTAAAATGGTTCATTTTATTGGAAGAAAAGCAATGAACATTGATGGAATGGGGGAAGAAACAATTGAGCAGTTATTTGAGGCTGGATTATTGAAAAATTGTGCTGATATTTATTCTCTTCAAGCCTCTATGTTGTTGGGTCTGGATCGGTTCGCCGAGAAATCAATAAACAACCTCTTGGCAGGTATTCAGGCATCAAAAGCGGTTCCATTTGAGCGGGTATTGTTTGCTTTGGGAATCCGTTTTGTAGGTGAAACAGTGGCCAAAAAACTAGCCGGACATTTTGGCTCTCTCGAAGCAATTCAACAGGCAAATCCGGAAGAATTGTTGAGCGCAGAGGAAATCGGAGATAAAATTGCCGAAAGTGTTCAAGCTTTTTTTGCAAATGCCGAGAATATGGAAGTTGTTCGTCGGCTTCAGGAGGCAGGTCTCCAGTTTGCAATAGATCCTGCAACTAAGATGAAATTAAGTTCAACCTTGGATGGTAAGACCTTTGTTGTTTCCGGGGTTTTTGCCAATTATTCAAGAGATGCAATTAAAGAACTGATAGAAAAACATGGTGGGAAAAATGTAGGAAGTGTGTCTGCTAAAACATCTTTTCTATTAGCTGGTGAAAATATGGGGCCTGAAAAAAGGAAGAAGGCCGAAAAATTAGGTGTGCCAATACTTTCAGAAGAAGAATTTATTCAAATGCTGCAATAG
- a CDS encoding gliding motility-associated C-terminal domain-containing protein yields the protein MNPIRNSTHILLILAFLVFAPSFGFGQLQVSAVSHNETCFGLQDGDAVFTITNGTAPYTFSWNNGPYTGQQEVLNADGNTQVYTNLPPGNYSITVVDANLNSQSLSIVIQGSSNPLFVQITNVTNISCAGTQGSGTASPSGGTGPYTYVWSPSAESNATATQLIAGNNDVTVTDAFGCVATANVSITNTGGLTIATSYTDITCNGSNDGTATITVSNQVPPVVYNWSDGQSTATATGFGPGTISCTVSDASGCPSAIFNFTFTEPPAMSVNIVVTDANCNGQSSGAAIVQVIGGSFPYSYQWGGGQTGNSITSQPAGPVNVIVTDASGCTLTDNDVINEPSVLTLSISGFVNDASCNGYADGGATLLANGGTPPYQCNWSPGTASGLVVNTLPAGIYNATLVDSKGCTAIQTIPINEPAPLVFSVASSVTAPICVGQSADLVVTPGTGMPPLTYTWDDGGTGSPYTVNPVVTTTYSVQASDGTCTSQAQSITVDVNLPLTISAISPLSACEFDTAWVEALAQGGDGNYTYTWDNNLGPGSGPFPFPVTAPATINVSVSDGCGTTPASTTIQVNMNPNPVALFELDTNMGCVPLPITFTDLSTISSGSITLLEWNFGEGSPSYDPNAFHVYENPGYYTPSLIATSNLGCKDTLSLDSFIHAFPIPIASFQPSYYNVNMLDPYVLFTNQSIDASIYTWLIDGDSITVENPDYTFQDTGVYYITLIASNEGGCVDQVTQKIAVEAFFAIYIPNTFTPHDPDGINDGFKPKGIGVREYEMKIYDRKGNRVFRTKNFDEAWMGTILDTGEEAEQGNYIYDIFLRDANGKQRFYAGGIKLIK from the coding sequence ATGAATCCAATCAGAAATTCAACCCATATTCTACTTATCCTGGCCTTTCTTGTATTTGCACCCAGCTTTGGTTTCGGACAATTACAAGTATCAGCAGTTTCGCATAATGAAACTTGTTTTGGTTTACAAGATGGAGATGCCGTTTTTACCATTACCAATGGAACTGCCCCTTACACTTTTTCCTGGAACAATGGACCTTATACCGGACAGCAGGAAGTATTAAATGCGGATGGAAACACCCAAGTTTATACCAACCTGCCACCAGGAAATTACTCCATTACAGTTGTAGATGCTAATTTAAATTCCCAATCACTTTCTATTGTAATTCAAGGTTCTAGCAATCCATTATTTGTTCAAATAACCAATGTAACAAACATTAGCTGTGCAGGCACTCAAGGCTCCGGAACAGCCTCTCCTTCGGGCGGTACCGGACCTTATACCTATGTTTGGAGTCCGAGTGCGGAATCGAATGCCACCGCCACTCAGTTAATTGCCGGAAACAATGATGTTACAGTAACTGATGCATTTGGTTGTGTTGCAACAGCTAATGTTTCAATTACAAATACCGGTGGATTAACCATCGCAACCAGTTATACCGATATTACCTGCAATGGATCTAACGATGGAACAGCTACCATTACAGTAAGCAACCAAGTGCCACCTGTAGTTTACAATTGGTCTGACGGACAATCTACAGCTACTGCTACAGGTTTTGGTCCGGGTACCATATCATGTACAGTCAGTGATGCCAGTGGGTGTCCATCTGCTATTTTCAATTTCACTTTTACTGAACCACCTGCAATGTCTGTTAACATTGTAGTTACTGATGCAAATTGCAATGGACAATCGAGCGGTGCAGCAATTGTTCAGGTTATTGGTGGTTCCTTTCCTTATTCGTATCAATGGGGAGGCGGACAAACAGGAAATTCAATAACTAGTCAACCTGCAGGGCCAGTCAATGTTATCGTCACCGATGCCTCAGGTTGCACATTGACTGACAACGATGTAATAAATGAACCTTCCGTATTAACCTTAAGCATATCCGGTTTTGTAAACGATGCTTCCTGCAATGGATATGCAGATGGGGGTGCTACCTTACTCGCCAACGGAGGTACTCCTCCCTACCAATGCAATTGGTCGCCAGGTACAGCTTCCGGATTAGTAGTAAACACCTTACCCGCCGGAATTTACAATGCTACTTTGGTTGACTCAAAAGGATGTACGGCCATTCAAACCATTCCAATCAATGAACCTGCTCCCTTGGTTTTCAGTGTTGCTTCCAGTGTAACTGCTCCAATTTGTGTTGGTCAGAGTGCTGATTTAGTGGTAACTCCAGGTACCGGAATGCCACCATTAACCTACACTTGGGATGATGGCGGAACTGGAAGCCCTTACACTGTTAATCCGGTTGTTACTACAACCTATTCTGTGCAAGCCAGTGATGGCACCTGCACCAGTCAGGCTCAAAGTATTACTGTAGATGTAAATTTACCATTAACAATTTCCGCTATTAGTCCATTATCTGCCTGTGAATTTGATACGGCTTGGGTGGAGGCTTTGGCTCAAGGAGGAGATGGGAATTACACCTATACCTGGGATAATAATTTGGGCCCGGGTTCAGGTCCATTTCCTTTTCCGGTTACTGCACCGGCTACAATTAATGTTAGTGTTTCAGATGGATGTGGCACTACTCCGGCATCCACTACCATTCAGGTTAATATGAACCCCAATCCTGTTGCTCTTTTTGAATTAGATACCAATATGGGTTGTGTTCCATTGCCAATTACATTTACCGATTTAAGTACTATCTCTTCCGGATCAATCACCTTATTAGAATGGAATTTTGGAGAAGGTTCCCCTTCCTATGACCCAAATGCTTTTCATGTTTATGAAAATCCAGGTTATTATACTCCCTCTCTTATAGCCACCTCTAATTTAGGTTGCAAGGACACCCTTAGTTTGGATAGTTTTATTCACGCATTTCCAATTCCAATAGCTAGTTTTCAACCTAGCTATTACAATGTAAACATGTTGGATCCCTATGTTTTATTTACCAATCAATCTATTGACGCGAGTATTTATACTTGGTTAATTGATGGGGATTCCATCACTGTTGAAAATCCTGATTATACCTTTCAGGATACAGGTGTTTACTATATTACTTTAATAGCCTCCAATGAAGGAGGCTGTGTAGACCAGGTAACTCAAAAAATTGCAGTTGAAGCTTTCTTTGCCATTTACATTCCAAATACCTTTACTCCTCATGACCCCGATGGAATAAATGATGGCTTTAAACCTAAAGGAATCGGTGTACGAGAATATGAAATGAAAATCTATGATCGAAAAGGAAACAGGGTTTTCCGTACGAAGAACTTTGATGAAGCCTGGATGGGTACCATTTTAGATACCGGCGAAGAAGCAGAACAAGGAAATTATATTTACGACATTTTCCTGAGGGATGCCAATGGGAAACAACGGTTTTATGCCGGAGGTATTAAACTAATCAAATAA
- the rnhA gene encoding ribonuclease HI has translation MNQPVLEIYTDGAASGNPGPGGFGLVMKFAHHRKEISQGYRLTTNNRMELLAVIVALESITKPNTYGHLYSDSKYVIDAITKGWLNNWIKKNFVNVKNPDLWVRFYKINKQHQIQYHWVKGHASNVENNRCDQLAVAASKGKHLQIDSFFESSRNSDF, from the coding sequence TTGAATCAACCTGTTTTAGAAATTTATACCGACGGCGCCGCATCCGGAAATCCTGGCCCCGGAGGGTTTGGATTAGTCATGAAGTTTGCGCATCATCGCAAAGAAATATCCCAAGGCTATCGACTTACAACCAATAATCGCATGGAATTACTTGCTGTTATTGTCGCTTTGGAAAGCATAACTAAGCCCAATACTTACGGCCATTTATATTCCGATAGTAAATATGTTATTGATGCAATAACCAAGGGATGGCTTAACAATTGGATAAAAAAGAACTTTGTTAATGTAAAAAATCCGGATTTATGGGTAAGGTTTTACAAAATCAACAAACAGCATCAAATCCAATACCATTGGGTGAAAGGACATGCCAGTAATGTAGAAAACAACCGTTGTGACCAATTGGCCGTAGCTGCTTCAAAAGGTAAACACTTACAAATAGATTCCTTTTTCGAATCAAGTCGAAATTCTGATTTTTGA
- a CDS encoding DUF4249 domain-containing protein, with translation MKTPFKFVLNWHILSWIILVLSSSSCTKVIDFDVSDTNVHLVVDGSVTSELIHHRVKLSKTASYFSNSHPPVVSNAIVQVSDGTNTWNYTENPNEPGTYLSDSIFQALPGLTYTLIIQSEGQEYKASETLQTGARLDSVDLKQQFKPIPFENKVDSSYTLSVWGQEVPGVRNFYMWKVKLNGSFGFTDTLKNVYFLDDKGIDGAYIPGYPIYNIDKQYIHSGDTVSIYGYTITENYYEYLRSILLETYWRGDSPWDGPPANIPSNLNNGALGYFWVAPLSVKTKIMD, from the coding sequence ATGAAAACTCCATTTAAATTTGTTTTGAATTGGCATATACTAAGTTGGATAATTTTGGTATTGTCTTCCTCTTCCTGTACCAAGGTCATCGACTTTGATGTAAGTGATACCAATGTTCATCTCGTGGTGGATGGTTCTGTAACTTCCGAACTAATTCACCATCGGGTAAAATTATCCAAAACAGCATCCTATTTCTCCAATTCACATCCGCCGGTGGTCAGTAATGCAATTGTACAAGTAAGCGACGGAACCAATACCTGGAATTATACAGAAAACCCCAACGAACCAGGTACATACTTGTCTGATAGCATTTTTCAGGCATTGCCCGGACTAACCTATACCCTTATCATCCAATCGGAAGGTCAAGAGTACAAAGCCTCAGAGACATTGCAAACAGGAGCCCGGCTCGATAGCGTTGACCTAAAACAACAATTTAAACCCATTCCCTTCGAAAACAAGGTAGATAGCAGCTATACCCTCTCGGTTTGGGGACAAGAAGTTCCCGGTGTAAGAAATTTTTACATGTGGAAGGTTAAATTAAACGGTTCATTTGGATTTACAGACACTTTAAAAAACGTCTATTTTTTAGACGATAAAGGAATTGATGGGGCATACATTCCGGGATATCCTATTTACAACATTGATAAACAATATATTCATAGTGGTGACACGGTTTCCATTTACGGGTATACCATTACTGAAAACTATTATGAATATCTACGTTCCATTTTATTAGAAACTTATTGGAGAGGCGATAGTCCTTGGGATGGACCACCAGCCAATATTCCTTCCAATTTAAACAATGGAGCTTTAGGTTATTTTTGGGTTGCTCCATTATCAGTCAAAACAAAAATAATGGATTAA
- a CDS encoding TonB-dependent receptor: protein MTNKGFLLLFFVFIIHVEWSLGQKSTLSGTLKDGKSGEVLIGATLFVKELKTGTASNIYGFYSLTLPSGSYNLTFSYTGYLSKDTIVNLDKNIEINLELFPATKQLQEIQVSAEKTDQNISSSGMSSTMLKMETIKKIPALMGEVDVIKAIQLLPGVQTGGEGSAGFFVRGGGFDQNLILLDEAPVYNASHLMGFFSVFNQDAIRDAQLYKGGIPSQFGGRLSSVLDVRMKEGNSKKYVVSAGIGTLSSRLTIEGPIKKDKASFIVSGRRNYADIFLKFSSDKELKNSILYFYDLNAKVNYQINDHNKVFLSGYFGRDKFKVGDLFLLGWGNATATARWNHIFSSKLFSNLTLIYSNFNYVISVPTGTQAFEWTSKIIDGGLKYDLTLFSNPRNTIKFGYHSIFHTFKPAHVEPRDINTAMSEPIDFPNLYAWENAVYLSNEQRIGSRIELTYGLRYSFFTNIGPGGSYQFDSNYDTTGLKTFDKGSFYNTWHGFEPRFSGRISITDKDAFKASYNRTRQYIQVASVAANASPLDTWFPATPNVKPQIADQIAIGYFRNFKENMFEVSVEAYYKWLHNTLDFKDHADVFLNPLFEGELRRGSGKAMGLEVMIRKQTGKLNGWIAYTLSRIQRTTPGINNGQAYAASNDRPHNFTFVGTYAINNRWDVSATFIYYTGAPLTAPAGRFEYQGTQVPVFTERNGARMPDYHRLDIAATLYSKEKPKRKWKSNWVFGIYNVYNRKNAFMINFKQSETDPLKTEAVMTYYFVIIPSISYNIQF from the coding sequence GTGACAAACAAAGGCTTTCTACTACTTTTTTTCGTATTTATTATTCACGTTGAATGGAGCCTTGGGCAAAAATCAACCCTTAGTGGTACCCTGAAAGATGGCAAATCGGGTGAAGTATTAATTGGAGCCACCTTATTTGTAAAAGAACTTAAAACTGGAACCGCCTCCAATATTTATGGTTTCTATTCCCTTACACTTCCTTCGGGGAGCTATAATCTTACCTTTTCCTATACCGGTTATTTATCTAAGGATACGATTGTAAACCTGGATAAAAACATTGAAATAAACCTGGAACTTTTTCCTGCCACCAAGCAACTGCAAGAAATTCAGGTAAGTGCAGAAAAAACCGACCAAAATATTTCCTCATCAGGCATGAGTTCAACCATGCTAAAAATGGAAACTATCAAAAAAATCCCGGCACTTATGGGAGAAGTGGATGTAATAAAAGCTATTCAACTTTTACCGGGTGTTCAAACCGGAGGTGAAGGATCTGCCGGTTTCTTCGTTCGAGGCGGAGGTTTTGATCAAAACCTGATTCTTTTAGATGAAGCGCCGGTTTACAACGCCTCACATTTAATGGGTTTCTTTTCTGTGTTTAATCAGGATGCAATTCGTGATGCTCAACTTTACAAAGGAGGAATACCCTCCCAATTTGGTGGCAGATTAAGTTCAGTATTGGATGTTAGAATGAAGGAAGGTAATTCCAAAAAATATGTGGTATCGGCTGGAATAGGAACTCTCTCAAGCCGTTTAACCATTGAAGGTCCAATTAAAAAAGATAAGGCTAGTTTTATTGTTTCGGGCCGACGAAATTATGCTGATATTTTCCTCAAATTTTCAAGCGATAAAGAATTAAAAAACAGTATCCTTTATTTTTATGATCTTAATGCCAAGGTAAATTATCAAATCAACGACCATAACAAGGTTTTTCTTTCAGGATATTTTGGAAGGGATAAATTTAAAGTAGGAGATTTATTTCTTTTGGGTTGGGGAAATGCCACTGCAACAGCTCGCTGGAATCATATTTTTTCATCCAAGCTATTTAGCAATCTAACTCTGATTTATTCCAATTTCAATTATGTTATTTCGGTCCCAACGGGAACTCAGGCCTTTGAATGGACATCTAAAATTATTGATGGAGGATTGAAATATGACCTTACCTTGTTTTCAAACCCAAGAAATACGATTAAATTTGGTTATCACAGCATATTTCACACCTTCAAACCTGCTCATGTAGAGCCCAGAGATATCAATACTGCTATGAGTGAACCCATTGATTTCCCCAATCTGTATGCCTGGGAAAATGCTGTTTATTTGAGCAATGAACAGCGCATTGGAAGCCGCATTGAATTAACTTATGGTTTGCGGTACAGCTTCTTTACCAACATTGGCCCTGGAGGAAGTTACCAATTCGATTCTAATTATGACACAACCGGACTAAAAACTTTCGACAAAGGCTCCTTTTACAATACCTGGCATGGTTTTGAACCTCGCTTTTCAGGACGAATCAGTATAACCGATAAGGATGCATTTAAGGCTAGTTATAATCGAACCCGACAATACATACAGGTAGCCAGTGTGGCAGCAAATGCTTCACCATTAGATACCTGGTTCCCCGCAACTCCGAATGTTAAACCTCAAATAGCAGATCAAATTGCCATAGGTTATTTTAGAAACTTCAAAGAAAATATGTTTGAAGTTTCAGTAGAAGCCTATTACAAATGGCTTCACAATACCTTGGATTTTAAAGATCATGCCGATGTTTTTCTAAATCCTTTGTTTGAAGGTGAATTACGAAGAGGATCGGGAAAAGCAATGGGATTGGAAGTGATGATTAGAAAACAAACAGGAAAATTAAACGGTTGGATTGCTTATACCTTGTCCAGAATACAGCGAACTACCCCGGGTATAAACAATGGCCAGGCTTATGCAGCTAGCAATGATCGTCCACATAATTTCACCTTCGTAGGAACATATGCCATCAATAATCGTTGGGATGTTTCAGCTACCTTCATCTATTACACCGGTGCACCTCTGACTGCACCTGCCGGAAGGTTTGAGTACCAAGGAACTCAAGTACCGGTATTTACTGAACGAAACGGAGCCCGAATGCCTGATTATCACCGATTGGATATTGCAGCAACTCTTTATAGCAAGGAAAAACCAAAACGCAAATGGAAAAGCAATTGGGTCTTTGGAATTTACAATGTTTATAACCGAAAAAATGCTTTTATGATAAACTTCAAACAAAGCGAAACAGATCCTTTGAAAACGGAGGCCGTTATGACTTATTATTTTGTGATAATTCCTTCCATCTCTTACAATATTCAATTCTAA